In Pseudobacter ginsenosidimutans, the following are encoded in one genomic region:
- a CDS encoding sensor histidine kinase, with product MKIKYKITALFALLATAIMLLSSVSVYYFTSSDRAEAFKRRLKGRANNNAQIYSIFGDSSIKLLAQIDSGSVSTLPRKSVVIFDYLENQLYTFNATGETTPEVDKTVLERARMDEDVYFKVKGREAIAFHHTDARNRIVIVVAAYDEDGWARLVQLRHILFLGLLIGIAIALIGGWVFSVQLVRPLSMIIQEVKDISSQNLSHRLEAGSGHDELHQLANTFNELLNRLQESFMIQRRFISNASHELSTPLTSISSQLEVTLHKDRNIEEYKQVMLSIREDVKQMQQLTKSLLEIAKTGSQGTIELVEVRIDEVMFKVMGDVQKISPDYKVELHFEDIPEDDREFLVFGNSDLLYSAIKNFVENGCKYSQDHTSWVDLSFQSGQIIIRVKNQGDVIAEEEIEHIFQPFYRTNSAATRTKGFGLGLALAKRIIGLHKGAINVQSDIVAGTVFTIVLPSIKAFSR from the coding sequence TTGAAGATCAAGTATAAAATAACCGCCCTCTTTGCATTACTGGCTACTGCCATCATGTTATTAAGCAGTGTGAGTGTTTATTACTTCACTTCCAGCGACCGCGCCGAAGCATTCAAGAGGCGCCTGAAAGGCCGCGCCAACAACAATGCACAGATCTATTCCATCTTCGGAGACAGTAGTATCAAATTACTGGCGCAGATAGATTCGGGTTCTGTAAGCACACTACCCCGCAAGAGCGTGGTGATCTTCGATTACCTGGAAAACCAGTTGTACACTTTCAATGCAACAGGTGAAACCACTCCGGAAGTTGACAAGACTGTGCTGGAGAGGGCCCGCATGGATGAGGATGTTTATTTCAAAGTGAAAGGACGTGAAGCCATCGCCTTCCATCATACAGATGCACGCAATCGCATTGTAATTGTTGTTGCTGCCTATGATGAAGACGGGTGGGCAAGGCTGGTGCAACTCCGGCATATCCTCTTTCTCGGGCTCCTGATCGGGATTGCCATTGCGCTGATCGGCGGATGGGTTTTCTCGGTACAACTGGTCAGGCCGTTATCCATGATCATACAGGAAGTAAAAGATATTTCTTCGCAAAACCTTTCTCACAGGCTGGAAGCCGGAAGCGGCCATGATGAACTTCATCAACTGGCCAATACTTTCAACGAGCTGTTGAACCGTCTGCAGGAATCCTTCATGATACAACGCAGATTTATCTCCAATGCATCGCATGAATTGAGCACTCCGCTCACTTCCATCTCCAGTCAACTGGAAGTTACCCTGCACAAGGACCGCAATATCGAAGAATACAAACAGGTGATGCTGAGTATCCGCGAAGACGTAAAGCAGATGCAGCAACTCACCAAAAGCCTGCTGGAAATTGCAAAGACGGGCTCACAGGGGACCATCGAACTGGTTGAAGTACGCATCGATGAAGTGATGTTCAAAGTAATGGGGGATGTACAAAAGATCAGTCCGGATTACAAAGTGGAATTGCATTTTGAAGATATCCCTGAAGACGACAGAGAGTTCCTTGTGTTCGGCAACAGCGATCTGTTGTACAGCGCCATCAAGAACTTTGTGGAGAATGGATGTAAGTATTCGCAGGATCATACTTCATGGGTTGATCTCAGTTTTCAGAGCGGGCAGATCATCATTCGCGTGAAGAATCAGGGTGATGTGATTGCTGAAGAAGAGATCGAACATATCTTCCAACCCTTTTACCGTACCAATTCTGCCGCTACCCGTACGAAGGGATTTGGCCTGGGGCTGGCGCTGGCCAAAAGGATCATCGGATTGCACAAAGGAGCTATCAATGTGCAGAGTGATATCGTTGCCGGCACCGTCTTCACCATCGTTTTACCCAGTATCAAAGCTTTCTCACGTTGA
- a CDS encoding universal stress protein, translated as MNKLFNNILVPVEFSKQSSQVISQAVMIANHFRCDLHLVYVEHNSMADAEKHLVQALTEGELADYEVEMMELKAAFQPQLEDGLQLITAMRRGSREQHVTSYALQHAIDLIIVEKPRSILPMRFSRSFNINRISKKTGCPVLTVKGTARLEAIKNIVLPVDAHLPLRKVMFASYLARHFNARIHLIALSEPGEEDNVENKVYLYKTYQLLRENTNLTVECHTVHGGNIADTTLEYARQINADLIVVNPGKEMLLSGFVNRLFARLLFNESRIPVMTVAPAR; from the coding sequence ATGAATAAGCTGTTCAATAATATCCTGGTTCCTGTTGAATTCAGTAAACAAAGCAGCCAGGTGATCAGTCAGGCGGTAATGATCGCCAATCACTTCAGGTGTGATCTGCACCTGGTGTATGTGGAGCATAATAGTATGGCGGATGCAGAGAAGCATCTGGTACAGGCGCTCACGGAAGGTGAGCTGGCCGATTATGAAGTGGAGATGATGGAACTCAAGGCAGCTTTCCAGCCACAATTGGAAGATGGCCTGCAGCTCATAACGGCTATGCGCAGGGGCAGCAGGGAACAGCATGTTACTTCTTACGCTTTACAGCACGCAATAGACCTCATAATCGTAGAAAAGCCGCGAAGCATTCTTCCCATGCGGTTTTCAAGATCTTTCAATATCAACAGGATCTCCAAGAAGACCGGCTGCCCGGTACTGACCGTAAAAGGAACGGCCAGGCTGGAAGCGATCAAAAATATCGTGTTGCCGGTGGATGCACATCTTCCATTGAGAAAAGTGATGTTTGCCAGTTACCTGGCCAGGCATTTCAATGCAAGGATCCACCTGATCGCATTGAGTGAGCCCGGAGAGGAAGACAATGTAGAGAACAAAGTATACCTCTATAAAACTTACCAGTTACTGCGCGAGAACACCAATCTCACAGTGGAATGTCATACCGTGCATGGCGGCAATATTGCTGATACCACATTGGAGTATGCCCGCCAGATCAACGCAGACCTGATAGTGGTGAATCCCGGCAAGGAAATGCTGTTGAGCGGGTTTGTGAACAGGCTGTTTGCCCGCCTCCTCTTCAATGAAAGCAGGATCCCGGTAATGACTGTAGCGCCCGCCCGTTAA